Below is a window of Leifsonia sp. NPDC080035 DNA.
GCTCGCGGCTCCGGACCGCCGTCGACGTTGCGCTCGACGCCTTCGGCATCCACCGGCTGCTGTTCGGCAGCGACTGGCCGATGTCGGCGCGGGTCGCGCCGTACCCCGAGCTGGTCCGGCGGATCGGTGCCGCGCTGCCGCCGCTCACCGCCGAGGCCGCGCAGGGGTTCTGGGGCGGGACCGCCCGCGTGCTCTACCGGCTCTGAGCCGCGTCGCCCGCCGCGGCGTCGCCCGCCTCCCGCTCGGGCAGCAGCGTGCCCGCCGCGTGCGCCCGGAACAGCGCGGCGGCGGCGTCCGGGTCGTCCCCATCGAGCAGGTCGAGCAGGCTCTTGTGCCAGTCGGCGACCTCGTGCCAATCGCCCTCGAAGGCCGGGTCACCGAGCACGTGCATCGAGCGCAGCCCGGGCTCGATGATGTCCCACCAGCGCGGCAGGTAGCTGTTCCCGCCGGCCTCGATCACGCTGCGGTGGAAGACGAAGTCGAACTCGCGGAACGCGCCGAGATCCTTCGCGTCCGCCGCCTCGTGCATCCGCTCGATCAGGCCGCTCAGCTGCGTGCGCGCCTCGGGCGTGAGCCGTCCGCAGGCGAGCCGGCCGGCGATGGCCTCCAGCTCCGCGCGGGCGAACCGGGCCTGGGCGACCTCCTCGTCGGAGTAGCTGGCGACGAAGTTGCCGAGGTGCCGCACGTGCGAGACGAGGCCCTCGTGCGCGAGCTGCTTGAGCGCGTCCCGGACCGGCGCCTGGCTGACCTGCATCCGCTTGGCCAGCTGCGACTCGACGAGCTGCTCGCCGGGGGCGAGCGTGCCGTCCTTGATCATCGTCTTCATCAGCTCGTAGATCTGGTCGGAGAGCAGGCCGCGCTTGAGCTCGGAGAGCGAGCCGAGGTGGTCGGTCATCGTGCCCCCGCCTCCGCCGCACGGGTGTCGTCTCCGGTCACGGACGCGTACGCCGCGAGCCAGGCGTCCGCGATCAGCCGGGAGCCGGCGGGCGTCGGATGCACGCCGTCCGGCGCGATCGCGGCAACGCCGTGCTCGGCCGCCGCGCGGCTCATCGTGTCCTGCAGTGGGACGAGCCGGGCGCCGGTGTCCTCGGCGATCCGGGCGACGACGGCCCGCTTCTCGTCCAGGTCCGCCGTCCACGCGCCCTGGTCGTCGTTCAGCGGCAGGAAGAACGGCTCGATCAGGAGGAGCCGGGCTGCGGCGTCCACCGCGTCCAGGAGGCGCCGGTAGCCGGCCTCGTAGTCGGCGGCGGAGGTGGGGTCGTCGCTGTCGAAGCGGCGCCACATGTCGTTCACCCCGACGTAGACCGTCAGGATGTCCGGCCGCGCGTCGAGCACGTCCCGCTGCCAGCGGCGTTCCAGGTCGACGACGCGATCGCCGGCGATGCCGCGGTTGAGCACCACCGCCTCCGTGTCCTCCGCAAGCGCCTCCACGATCAGGGCGACGTAGCCGTCGCCGTAGGAGCCGTCGTCGGACCGGTCGCGGCCCGCGTCCGTGATCGAGTCGCCCGCGAATACCAGCCGTTGCGTCATGTCGTCCTCTCGCCGCCCGCCCTCGCGCGCGATTCCTCCAGCATAATCGATAATCGGTGAACGCCCGGCGCGGGCCGCTCAGACACGAGGGCCGCCCCGAGCGGAGCGGCCCTCGTGCGTTCCTTTGGTCAGCGCCGCGCGCCGGCCTCCCACGCCGGGGCGCCGTACGGGAAGGCGCCGAGGCTCGGCACCGGATCGGTCGAGCCGTCGTTCACCCCGGGCAGCGGAATCGCGGCGTTCCGGGCGGGGGAGCCGGGCTGAAGGCGATAGTCGTGGGCGGCCGCGTCCACGAACAGCGGGTCGCCGTCCGTCAGGTTGTTCGACAGGACGAGACCGCCCTCGGTCGCGCGGTCGATCCCCTTGATCGGCCCGATGTTGTTGTAGATCTTCGTGCCCGTCGACTGACCGGGCTCGCGCACGTAGAACAGCGTCATCCCGCCGGTGTTGTTGTAGACCGCGTTGTCGTGCGATCCGGAGCCGAGCCCGTTGAGCTCGACGGTGCCCTCCGGATTGCCCCAGCCGACGTTGTTGTCGATCTGCAGATCGCTCATGCCGTTGTCGGCATAGATGCCGGACATCCCGAACGGATAGACGCCGCCGGCGCGCGGGTTCGGATCGTGCAGCACGTTGTGATCGATGCGGGTGCCCTCCATGCGCGCCGAGCAGCACGAGTAGATCGCCGCAGTGTCGAGGCTCAGCGTCGCGTAGCCGGAGATGTCGTTGAACGCGATCCTGTCCGGTCCCGCCGTGGTGCCGGCGACCCCGTTCCACTGCAGGTTGATGCCGCTGCGGCCTGAGCGCTGCATCGTGTTGTGGGTCACGGTCTGGCTGTGGCCCTGGACGGCGACGGCCGCGGCGTAGGTGCCCGCGTAGTCCACGTCGCTGATCGTGTTGTCGACGGCCGTGTTGCCGTGGCCGCCGAGGGAGACGCCGTTGCCCGCGCTGTACTGCAGGTGGCTGTTGCGGATGGTGTTGCCGGTGCCCTTCAGCACGATGCCGGTGTCCGCGACGCCGCGGGTGACGTTCTCGCCGCAGTTCGTGGTGCCCCGGGTGACGTCCCAGTAGTGGCTGAGGTAGCGGCCGTCGATGCCGTCGAGCGTGACGCCGGTGCTCGCATCCCCGGTGCGGATGGTCGAGGCGAACAGGCCGATCCCCTCGACGGTGACGTTGCTCGCCGTTGTCAGGTCGAAGGCCAGGTCGCGGGCTTTCGCTTCGATCCGGTGCCGGTTGGGGTTGTCGTCGCTGTAGACGTATAGCCGCTTGGCCTGCGCGTCGTAGAAGTACGAGCCGGGATGCCCCAGCTCGCCGATCTTGCCGGAGAGTCGGTACCAGGTGTCGGTCGGCACCACCTTGTGCACGCAGACGGGCGCGCTGGTCAGGGTGACCGAGCCCACGGCGGAGCTCGCGACGGTCCCGGTGGTGGTGATGTACCAGTAGGAGGTCAGGGCGCGTGCCCCGTCCCAGTATCCGGCCGGACGGGTGAGTGCGGGATCGACGATCGTCGCGTCCGCCGAGCCTGCCTGCGCGCGCTCCACGACCGGGTCGAGCAGGTCCGTGCCGGGGAACGGGTACGAGGCCTCGATGTCCATGGCGCCGTCGGTGAAGACCTGCGCCTCCGCGCCCGC
It encodes the following:
- a CDS encoding GntR family transcriptional regulator: MTDHLGSLSELKRGLLSDQIYELMKTMIKDGTLAPGEQLVESQLAKRMQVSQAPVRDALKQLAHEGLVSHVRHLGNFVASYSDEEVAQARFARAELEAIAGRLACGRLTPEARTQLSGLIERMHEAADAKDLGAFREFDFVFHRSVIEAGGNSYLPRWWDIIEPGLRSMHVLGDPAFEGDWHEVADWHKSLLDLLDGDDPDAAAALFRAHAAGTLLPEREAGDAAAGDAAQSR
- a CDS encoding SGNH/GDSL hydrolase family protein, giving the protein MTQRLVFAGDSITDAGRDRSDDGSYGDGYVALIVEALAEDTEAVVLNRGIAGDRVVDLERRWQRDVLDARPDILTVYVGVNDMWRRFDSDDPTSAADYEAGYRRLLDAVDAAARLLLIEPFFLPLNDDQGAWTADLDEKRAVVARIAEDTGARLVPLQDTMSRAAAEHGVAAIAPDGVHPTPAGSRLIADAWLAAYASVTGDDTRAAEAGAR
- a CDS encoding right-handed parallel beta-helix repeat-containing protein, coding for MLVSSRARRRRGAIGAAVTAATTLIIGLTATPALAAAAGPESGTTYYVSVDGAPSADGRSASSAFRTIQQCADRAQPGDTCLIGSGTYRETVTPPRSGTAADPIVFRAAPGATVVVSGAERLSGFAPVLQKDLDRIAATDPYAAESLFSRAVADRKIFSVAADLGSAGAEAQVFTDGAMDIEASYPFPGTDLLDPVVERAQAGSADATIVDPALTRPAGYWDGARALTSYWYITTTGTVASSAVGSVTLTSAPVCVHKVVPTDTWYRLSGKIGELGHPGSYFYDAQAKRLYVYSDDNPNRHRIEAKARDLAFDLTTASNVTVEGIGLFASTIRTGDASTGVTLDGIDGRYLSHYWDVTRGTTNCGENVTRGVADTGIVLKGTGNTIRNSHLQYSAGNGVSLGGHGNTAVDNTISDVDYAGTYAAAVAVQGHSQTVTHNTMQRSGRSGINLQWNGVAGTTAGPDRIAFNDISGYATLSLDTAAIYSCCSARMEGTRIDHNVLHDPNPRAGGVYPFGMSGIYADNGMSDLQIDNNVGWGNPEGTVELNGLGSGSHDNAVYNNTGGMTLFYVREPGQSTGTKIYNNIGPIKGIDRATEGGLVLSNNLTDGDPLFVDAAAHDYRLQPGSPARNAAIPLPGVNDGSTDPVPSLGAFPYGAPAWEAGARR